The following are from one region of the Pseudazoarcus pumilus genome:
- a CDS encoding bifunctional diguanylate cyclase/phosphodiesterase — translation MPIEAKRSLYRRLWLIVVLAVVPLFAIVLFDYQAQRAGEIRDIEAQVEAVMFAARQEEQSAQRSVQLVLEIVARADNMQSLDGEDCSGLARRMLASLPFFANIGAAHPDGTLFCSGRPMSARVSVADREWFREGSSGSAITRGEYVEAGRVSVQPGFIFGYPLRDADGRLLSVLYAMLRTDWFDRVIAEYNLPDGWEASLISMEGRVIASRPRIDEWKGAVPGDLMRAFREILQSPDRLAEAVDFRGDRRLYGVEPVVIAGDEVFVAIGAPLERSLSALNRTFALRVGLLLIVALLSTLFARYTIYKLVDRWAGKMLGTLEALALGRLNTRIEKFSEVRELERLESGVNRMAAQLEARTGQLRKLSAAVEQSPACILITDAAARIEYVNDALLAITGHAREELVGQTPRILGGDTPAATISELWDTLLRGQVWRGEFHNLRKDGTPYIELATVAPIRGADGGTTHYVSVGEDITLRRRSEELLHRMAYYDALTGLPNRAMLRDRLQQAALASARARSYAMLIHLDVDRFSELNDTLGHDAADDLLRAIAQRLRECLREDDTLARQGDDDFAAICENLGASENEAVAHAERIATAVHERISGPYPIDPAGGDSHVTVSVGVTLFVGSGVTAEDLLKQAEVALYRAKEAGRDVVRFFSADMQATVETHAALVRDLREALAAGAFSLHYQPQVDGEGHMVGAEALIRWRDARGTLVPPGLFIPVAEDSGLIVPIGQWVLDTACAQLARWQAEPATRALSMSVNVSARQFHRPDFPQVVRACFERHAIDPAGLELELTESVVLGNLDEAVERMRALRALGVRFSLDDFGTGYSSLSYLRTLPFDQIKIDQSFVRAMDEDVSSRAIVRAILAISASLSLEVVAEGVETEAQRDALRSDGCGLMQGYLFSPPVPVDVLQSQAWFPSTSPST, via the coding sequence ATGCCGATCGAGGCCAAGAGATCACTGTACCGGCGTCTGTGGCTGATCGTCGTGCTGGCGGTCGTGCCGCTGTTCGCGATCGTGCTGTTCGACTATCAGGCGCAGCGTGCCGGCGAGATCCGCGATATCGAGGCTCAGGTCGAGGCGGTGATGTTCGCCGCGCGGCAGGAGGAGCAGTCCGCGCAGCGCAGCGTGCAACTGGTGCTCGAGATCGTCGCGCGCGCCGACAACATGCAGTCGCTCGACGGCGAGGACTGTTCCGGCCTGGCGCGGCGCATGCTCGCCTCGCTGCCATTCTTCGCAAACATCGGAGCGGCTCATCCGGACGGTACACTGTTCTGCAGCGGGCGGCCGATGAGCGCGAGGGTGTCGGTCGCCGACCGTGAGTGGTTTCGCGAGGGCAGCAGCGGCAGCGCAATCACCCGTGGGGAATACGTCGAGGCGGGTCGCGTCTCGGTGCAGCCGGGTTTCATATTCGGCTACCCGCTGCGCGACGCAGACGGCCGGCTGCTGTCGGTGCTGTACGCGATGCTGCGCACCGACTGGTTCGATCGCGTGATCGCCGAATACAACCTGCCCGACGGTTGGGAGGCCAGCCTGATCTCGATGGAGGGACGAGTCATCGCCAGCCGGCCGCGCATCGACGAGTGGAAGGGCGCGGTGCCCGGCGACCTGATGCGCGCCTTCCGCGAGATCCTGCAGTCGCCGGATCGCCTTGCCGAGGCCGTGGATTTCCGCGGCGATCGCCGGCTGTACGGAGTCGAGCCAGTGGTGATCGCCGGCGACGAGGTCTTCGTCGCGATCGGTGCACCGCTGGAGCGGTCGTTGTCGGCATTGAACCGGACATTCGCGCTGCGTGTGGGCCTGTTGCTGATCGTTGCGCTACTTTCAACGCTGTTTGCTCGCTACACCATCTACAAGCTCGTCGACCGCTGGGCCGGCAAGATGCTCGGCACGCTCGAAGCGCTCGCACTCGGTCGCCTGAACACGCGCATCGAGAAATTCTCTGAGGTGCGCGAGCTCGAACGCCTGGAGAGCGGTGTCAACCGCATGGCCGCTCAGCTCGAGGCGCGCACCGGCCAATTGCGCAAGCTCTCGGCCGCCGTCGAGCAAAGCCCCGCGTGCATCCTGATCACCGACGCCGCGGCGCGCATCGAGTACGTCAACGACGCGCTCCTTGCCATCACCGGCCATGCGCGCGAGGAACTCGTCGGTCAGACCCCGCGCATCCTCGGGGGTGACACGCCCGCCGCCACCATCAGCGAGCTGTGGGACACGCTGCTGCGCGGCCAGGTGTGGCGAGGCGAATTCCACAACCTGCGCAAGGACGGTACGCCCTACATCGAACTGGCTACCGTCGCGCCGATCCGTGGCGCGGATGGGGGCACGACGCACTACGTGTCGGTCGGCGAGGACATCACGCTGCGTCGTCGTTCCGAGGAGCTGCTGCACCGCATGGCCTACTACGACGCGCTTACCGGCCTGCCCAACCGCGCGATGCTGCGCGACCGGCTGCAGCAGGCCGCTTTGGCGAGCGCGCGCGCGCGCTCGTATGCGATGCTGATCCACCTCGACGTGGACCGCTTCAGCGAACTCAACGACACACTCGGGCACGACGCTGCCGACGATCTGTTGCGTGCGATCGCCCAGCGCCTGCGCGAATGCCTGCGCGAGGACGACACGCTCGCCCGGCAGGGCGACGACGACTTCGCAGCGATCTGCGAGAACCTCGGTGCCAGCGAGAACGAGGCCGTCGCGCACGCCGAACGCATCGCCACCGCCGTGCACGAGAGGATTTCCGGCCCGTACCCCATCGATCCGGCCGGGGGCGATTCGCACGTCACGGTCAGCGTCGGCGTGACGCTGTTCGTGGGAAGCGGGGTCACGGCAGAGGATCTGCTCAAGCAGGCCGAGGTTGCGCTGTATCGCGCCAAGGAAGCGGGGCGCGACGTGGTGCGCTTTTTCAGCGCCGACATGCAGGCCACGGTCGAGACGCATGCCGCGCTGGTGCGCGACCTGCGCGAGGCGCTCGCCGCAGGTGCCTTCTCGTTGCACTACCAGCCACAGGTCGACGGCGAAGGCCACATGGTCGGTGCCGAGGCGCTGATCCGCTGGCGCGATGCGCGTGGCACACTGGTGCCGCCGGGCCTGTTCATTCCGGTGGCCGAGGACAGCGGGCTGATCGTGCCCATCGGCCAGTGGGTGCTCGACACCGCCTGTGCCCAGCTCGCCCGCTGGCAGGCCGAGCCGGCCACGCGTGCGTTGTCGATGTCGGTCAATGTCAGCGCACGTCAGTTCCATCGCCCGGATTTCCCGCAGGTGGTGCGCGCCTGCTTCGAGCGCCACGCCATCGATCCGGCCGGGCTCGAGCTGGAACTCACCGAGAGCGTCGTGCTCGGCAACCTCGACGAGGCGGTGGAGCGCATGCGCGCGCTGCGCGCGCTGGGCGTGCGTTTCTCGCTCGATGACTTCGGTACCGGCTACTCGTCCTTGTCCTACCTGCGCACCTTGCCCTTCGACCAGATCAAGATCGACCAGTCCTTCGTGCGGGCGATGGACGAGGACGTTTCCAGCCGGGCGATCGTGCGCGCCATCCTGGCGATCAGCGCATCGCTGTCTCTCGAGGTGGTGGCCGAGGGCGTCGAAACCGAGGCCCAGCGCGACGCGCTGCGCAGCGATGGCTGTGGCCTGATGCAGGGCTATCTGTTCAGTCCGCCGGTGCCGGTCGACGTGCTGCAGTCTCAGGCCTGGTTTCCGTCGACCTCGCCGTCGACGTAA
- a CDS encoding AsmA family protein: MKNARRWKKIAILAAISIIVLGAAAAALVAANADAIRAWVEREASTRTGLELQLAGPVGLRMSPRPTLRLADVSIRRDDGSMIAARAIVIEPVLGALLSGRAQVRAVTLDGPEVTIEGGGGAPAELVIPEAALDALERLGLERLAISDATLTYRDAASGRRILARGCALTLDDLQTTGLALPLFTVDATCESIDRDGIELGALQAEGRSADGVLRLDPITLDLFGSQLRGQVQADLNGKQPLIQAQFALDGFALAQVFDRLDAEVSADGNVDIQGDLTMRGTHTAALARSASGQVSLRGRDLVLHGVDLDETIARFESSQSFQLVDLGAVFIAGPFGMLATQGYRFGSLAMSPEGESEVRALVSDWTIDNGVATARDVALATDRHRIAARGRVDIAGRRFDELTVALLDAEGCASAEQTLDGPFESASDAGGGLVGLITGPTRDLFARGAALFSGGTCEPFYQGSVAAPR, encoded by the coding sequence ATGAAGAATGCAAGACGCTGGAAGAAGATCGCGATCCTGGCGGCGATCTCGATCATCGTGCTCGGCGCGGCCGCCGCCGCGCTGGTCGCCGCCAACGCAGACGCGATCCGTGCCTGGGTGGAGCGCGAGGCGTCCACGCGTACCGGGCTGGAGCTGCAACTGGCCGGTCCGGTCGGGCTGCGCATGTCGCCGCGGCCGACGCTGCGCCTGGCGGACGTGAGCATACGCCGTGATGACGGCTCCATGATCGCCGCCCGGGCCATCGTGATCGAGCCCGTTCTCGGCGCCCTGCTGTCGGGGCGCGCTCAGGTGCGTGCGGTGACGCTGGACGGGCCCGAAGTGACGATCGAGGGTGGCGGTGGTGCGCCCGCGGAGCTGGTGATCCCCGAGGCGGCGCTCGACGCGCTCGAACGACTCGGCCTGGAGCGTCTCGCCATTTCGGACGCGACCCTGACGTATCGCGACGCGGCTTCCGGACGCCGCATCCTGGCACGCGGCTGCGCGCTGACGCTCGACGATCTGCAGACAACCGGCCTGGCGCTGCCCCTCTTCACCGTCGACGCGACGTGCGAGAGCATCGACCGTGACGGCATCGAGCTTGGTGCGCTGCAAGCCGAGGGACGCTCCGCCGACGGCGTGCTGCGCCTCGACCCGATCACGCTGGATCTGTTCGGCTCGCAGTTGCGCGGCCAGGTGCAGGCCGACCTGAACGGCAAGCAGCCGCTGATCCAGGCGCAGTTCGCGCTCGACGGTTTCGCACTGGCACAGGTCTTCGATCGCCTCGACGCCGAGGTATCCGCGGACGGTAATGTGGACATCCAAGGCGACCTGACGATGCGCGGCACGCACACCGCGGCGCTCGCCCGCAGCGCCTCCGGGCAGGTCTCCCTGCGCGGGCGCGACCTCGTGCTGCACGGTGTCGATCTGGACGAAACCATCGCGCGCTTCGAATCCAGCCAGAGCTTCCAGCTTGTCGACCTGGGCGCGGTGTTCATCGCCGGGCCGTTCGGCATGCTGGCGACGCAGGGCTACCGTTTCGGTAGCCTGGCGATGTCGCCCGAGGGGGAGAGCGAGGTGCGCGCCCTGGTCTCCGACTGGACCATCGACAACGGTGTCGCGACGGCACGCGACGTTGCACTGGCGACGGATCGCCACCGTATTGCGGCACGCGGACGCGTCGACATCGCCGGGCGGCGTTTCGACGAGCTCACCGTCGCACTGCTCGACGCCGAGGGCTGCGCGAGCGCCGAACAGACGCTCGACGGCCCGTTCGAGAGCGCCAGCGATGCGGGCGGCGGCCTGGTGGGGCTGATCACCGGCCCGACGCGCGATCTGTTCGCGCGCGGTGCCGCGCTGTTTTCCGGCGGCACCTGCGAACCGTTCTACCAGGGTTCGGTCGCGGCGCCGCGCTGA
- a CDS encoding ureidoglycolate lyase: protein MSAPRTLVAEPLTREAFAPFGDVIECSDAVRHFPINAGNTERYHDLARVDAGGRGRAAISIFRGQPRELPFMANMMERHRLGSQAFVPLSGRPYLVLVAPPSPRPRADQLRLFLARAEQGVNYARDVWHHPLLALEAESDFLIVDRIAAEPDCEEHVLDEGVELLLP from the coding sequence GTGAGCGCGCCTCGCACGCTGGTGGCCGAACCGCTCACACGCGAGGCCTTCGCGCCCTTCGGGGACGTCATCGAATGTTCGGATGCGGTGCGTCACTTCCCGATCAACGCCGGCAACACCGAGCGCTACCACGACCTGGCCCGCGTGGACGCGGGTGGGCGTGGTCGCGCGGCGATCAGCATCTTTCGCGGCCAGCCGCGTGAGCTGCCGTTCATGGCGAACATGATGGAGCGCCACCGCCTGGGCAGCCAGGCCTTCGTGCCGCTGTCGGGACGGCCGTATCTGGTGCTGGTTGCGCCGCCGTCCCCGCGCCCGCGTGCGGACCAGTTGCGACTGTTCCTGGCGCGCGCCGAGCAGGGCGTGAATTACGCCCGTGACGTGTGGCATCACCCGCTGCTCGCACTGGAGGCGGAGAGCGACTTTCTGATCGTGGATCGCATCGCGGCGGAGCCCGACTGCGAAGAGCACGTGCTCGACGAAGGCGTGGAACTGCTTTTGCCGTGA
- the alc gene encoding allantoicase, whose protein sequence is MTAPDRIRIAEPADLPDWAKSASNLADPRLGASPVSASDEFFAPVTRMLDPAPAEFHPGRYDDHGKWMDGWETRRRRGPGHDHCIVRLAGRGTIRGFDIDTSHFTGNYAPAVSIEATCTEREEPGDDATWTEVLPLTALAGNRHHLLECLAGGEWTHLRVHIFPDGGIARLRVYGVFCSAIREAAADALVDLAALTNGARPVAWNDSHFGSVENLLLPGRGVDMGDGWETRRRREPGHDWCIVALAAPGEIERIEIDTAHFKGNFPDRCSVQAACIADGGTPASLVAQSMFWPVLLPESPLSADAEHAFASTVARIGPVTHVRLNIIPDGGVSRLRVWGRVAR, encoded by the coding sequence GTGACTGCTCCCGACCGCATCCGCATTGCCGAACCCGCTGATTTGCCCGACTGGGCGAAGAGCGCAAGCAACCTCGCCGACCCGCGTCTGGGCGCGTCGCCGGTGAGCGCCAGCGACGAATTCTTCGCGCCGGTCACGCGCATGCTCGACCCCGCTCCGGCCGAGTTCCACCCCGGACGCTACGATGATCACGGCAAGTGGATGGATGGCTGGGAGACGCGCCGCCGGCGCGGGCCCGGGCACGACCACTGCATCGTCCGTCTGGCCGGACGCGGCACGATTCGCGGATTCGATATCGATACCAGCCACTTCACCGGAAACTACGCGCCGGCGGTATCCATCGAGGCGACCTGTACCGAGCGAGAAGAGCCCGGTGACGATGCGACGTGGACCGAAGTGCTGCCGCTGACCGCGCTGGCCGGAAACCGTCACCATCTGCTCGAGTGCCTCGCCGGCGGAGAATGGACGCATTTGCGCGTGCACATCTTCCCGGATGGCGGCATCGCGCGCTTGCGCGTGTACGGCGTGTTCTGCAGCGCCATCCGAGAAGCCGCGGCCGACGCGCTGGTCGATCTGGCCGCACTCACGAACGGCGCGCGGCCGGTCGCCTGGAACGACTCGCACTTCGGCTCGGTCGAGAATCTGCTCCTGCCCGGGCGCGGCGTGGACATGGGCGACGGCTGGGAGACGCGCCGGCGTCGCGAGCCGGGCCACGACTGGTGCATCGTCGCGCTGGCCGCGCCGGGCGAGATCGAGCGCATCGAGATCGATACCGCGCACTTCAAGGGCAACTTCCCGGACCGCTGTTCGGTGCAGGCTGCCTGCATAGCGGATGGCGGCACGCCCGCCTCGCTGGTCGCGCAAAGCATGTTCTGGCCGGTGCTGTTGCCCGAAAGCCCGCTGTCGGCCGACGCCGAGCACGCGTTCGCGTCGACGGTAGCGCGCATCGGCCCGGTCACGCATGTGCGCCTGAACATCATCCCCGACGGCGGCGTGTCGCGTCTGCGTGTGTGGGGGAGGGTCGCACGGTGA
- a CDS encoding GntR family transcriptional regulator — MDDTAPEVPQLREQAFVKLRQLLVDGGLRPGQFVSMPDLVRQLGLPIAPVREAVKRAEALSLVTVVPKRGAFVMDATPETIRHTFDLRAILDQEGARRLALRHDAQRVSALRQAHQDVFDAAHGTITPALQQRAKEVDWSMHQTLADALDNPIARDLYAANRDRISILQHARPLLPDRIGPAMAEHLAILECIAAGDANTAADAVRAHYAQTLRWWGLFD, encoded by the coding sequence ATGGACGACACCGCACCCGAAGTCCCGCAACTGCGCGAGCAGGCCTTCGTGAAGTTGCGCCAGTTGCTGGTCGACGGTGGCCTGCGCCCGGGCCAGTTCGTTTCGATGCCGGACCTGGTCCGTCAACTCGGCCTGCCGATCGCGCCGGTGCGCGAAGCGGTCAAGCGCGCCGAGGCGCTTTCGCTGGTCACGGTGGTGCCCAAGCGCGGTGCCTTCGTCATGGACGCCACGCCCGAGACCATCCGTCACACCTTCGACCTGCGCGCGATCCTCGATCAGGAAGGGGCGCGCCGGCTCGCGCTGCGCCACGACGCGCAGCGCGTTTCCGCCTTGCGCCAGGCCCATCAGGACGTTTTCGACGCGGCCCACGGCACGATCACGCCGGCCTTGCAGCAACGCGCCAAGGAGGTGGACTGGTCCATGCACCAGACGCTCGCCGATGCGCTGGACAACCCGATCGCGCGCGACCTGTACGCGGCCAACCGCGATCGCATCTCGATCCTCCAGCACGCGCGCCCCCTGCTGCCCGATCGCATCGGACCGGCGATGGCCGAGCATCTGGCGATTCTCGAATGCATCGCCGCCGGTGACGCGAACACAGCCGCCGATGCGGTGCGCGCGCATTACGCCCAGACCTTGCGCTGGTGGGGGCTGTTCGACTGA
- a CDS encoding YchJ family protein, with protein sequence MAKRKTNAPKPCPCGRGGTVQACCGRYHAGTPAPDAEALMRSRYSAFVLGDTAYLLATWHASTRPETLDDDARPKWLGLEVRRCETTGPDTATVEFVARYRVAGRAQRLHEVSRFVREHGRWYYVDGEVDGNQA encoded by the coding sequence ATGGCCAAACGCAAGACAAACGCGCCGAAACCCTGTCCCTGCGGGCGCGGCGGCACCGTGCAGGCGTGCTGCGGGCGCTATCACGCCGGAACTCCCGCGCCGGATGCCGAAGCGCTGATGCGCTCGCGCTACAGCGCCTTCGTGCTCGGCGACACGGCCTATCTGCTGGCGACCTGGCATGCGAGCACGCGCCCCGAAACGCTGGACGATGACGCACGCCCCAAATGGCTGGGTCTGGAGGTGCGCCGCTGCGAGACGACCGGACCGGACACGGCCACCGTCGAATTCGTCGCACGCTATCGCGTCGCAGGTCGCGCCCAGCGGCTTCACGAGGTCAGCCGCTTCGTGCGCGAGCACGGACGCTGGTATTACGTCGACGGCGAGGTCGACGGAAACCAGGCCTGA
- a CDS encoding amidase — translation MSTADATALGAVAIAQAVRSRRLHAADVAKAFVARIAALNPALNAIVQHDPATIAREAAEIDRRVDAGDDLPLAGVPFTTKDNLWVGGVTVTQGSRLFRDFVAPADAVAVSRLRAAGALFVGVTNCSEFACKGVTTNRVYGTTRNPWNPERTPGGSSGGAAAAVSAGLCAIALGTDAGGSVRRPAAHTGVVGFKPGTGVIAHPIGFQEPVFANSVVGVMARSVADTRAAMAAMAGFDARDPQSLPRTDLPDALRKPAHANGLRVAFSPQLGLGYPVDRDVAARMEAAAASLTGRGVRIVRADPEWPTDADESALMPLQFAGLASIHGEAFAREPEAFDPDIATQIERGLALSGTAVTDALLLRDRLYRSLAALFADFDLLIAPTAPVTAWSLERLGPETIDGRTVSPRGHAVFTPLFNHTYVPACSVPCGLGDDGLPVGLQIIGPRGGETSVLALAELVEEEYGAQFVSPRSPH, via the coding sequence ATGAGCACCGCCGACGCGACCGCGCTTGGCGCCGTCGCGATCGCTCAGGCGGTGCGGTCGCGACGGTTGCATGCGGCCGACGTAGCCAAAGCCTTCGTCGCCCGCATCGCGGCACTGAATCCGGCGCTCAACGCGATCGTCCAGCACGATCCGGCGACCATCGCACGCGAAGCTGCCGAGATCGACCGACGGGTCGACGCCGGCGACGATCTGCCATTGGCGGGCGTGCCCTTCACGACCAAGGACAACCTGTGGGTCGGCGGTGTGACCGTCACGCAGGGCTCACGCCTGTTCCGCGACTTCGTCGCACCGGCCGACGCGGTCGCGGTTTCGCGACTGCGCGCGGCAGGTGCACTTTTCGTTGGCGTGACCAACTGTTCCGAGTTCGCCTGCAAGGGCGTAACGACCAACCGCGTCTACGGCACGACGCGCAACCCGTGGAATCCCGAGCGCACGCCGGGCGGCTCCTCCGGCGGTGCAGCCGCCGCAGTCTCGGCCGGCCTGTGTGCGATCGCGTTGGGCACCGACGCCGGCGGCTCGGTACGCCGGCCCGCCGCACACACCGGCGTGGTGGGCTTCAAGCCCGGCACGGGCGTGATTGCCCATCCGATCGGATTCCAGGAGCCGGTATTCGCCAACAGCGTCGTCGGCGTGATGGCACGCAGCGTGGCCGACACGCGAGCCGCGATGGCGGCGATGGCCGGCTTCGATGCACGCGACCCGCAGTCCTTGCCGCGCACGGATCTTCCCGACGCGCTGCGCAAACCGGCGCACGCCAACGGCCTGCGCGTGGCCTTCAGTCCGCAGCTCGGGCTCGGTTATCCGGTCGATCGGGACGTCGCTGCACGGATGGAAGCGGCGGCTGCGTCACTCACCGGGCGCGGCGTCAGGATCGTACGTGCCGACCCCGAATGGCCGACCGACGCCGACGAGTCGGCGTTGATGCCCTTGCAGTTTGCCGGGCTGGCGTCGATCCACGGCGAGGCCTTCGCGCGTGAGCCCGAGGCCTTCGATCCGGACATCGCGACGCAGATCGAGCGCGGGCTGGCCCTGTCAGGCACCGCGGTGACCGATGCACTGCTGCTGCGCGATCGCCTGTACCGAAGTCTTGCGGCACTGTTCGCCGACTTCGACCTGCTGATCGCACCCACGGCACCGGTAACGGCCTGGTCGCTCGAGCGGCTCGGCCCGGAGACCATCGATGGTCGGACGGTATCGCCCCGCGGCCACGCGGTGTTCACCCCGCTGTTCAACCACACTTACGTTCCGGCCTGCTCGGTGCCCTGCGGGCTCGGCGACGACGGGCTGCCGGTCGGACTGCAGATAATCGGGCCCCGCGGTGGGGAAACTTCCGTTCTGGCGCTCGCCGAGCTCGTCGAGGAGGAGTACGGAGCGCAGTTCGTTTCACCGCGCTCGCCGCACTGA
- a CDS encoding GntR family transcriptional regulator → MAKGAAEPITDEMIYQAIYEAIVEHRLAPGAKLSQDELGEIFGVSKTRVRPILFRLAEQKIVTLEPNRGAFVAKPSLEEVRDVLAARLVVEEGIMRQVARNVTGGQIAELRALIDAERDARLAGESSRAHRLSGQFHMSLAEMTGNPVLVDLLRYLISRNAISIAMYQPNVGSCSLQGHSEIVDALAARDEERVVEVSLSHLRDIARSLDPAAVDSRRNSLRGAFMAR, encoded by the coding sequence ATGGCCAAGGGCGCTGCCGAACCGATCACCGACGAAATGATCTATCAGGCGATCTACGAGGCGATCGTCGAGCACCGCCTCGCGCCCGGCGCCAAGCTCAGCCAAGACGAGTTGGGCGAAATCTTCGGGGTCAGCAAGACGCGCGTGCGCCCGATCCTGTTCCGGCTCGCCGAGCAGAAGATCGTCACCCTCGAGCCCAACCGGGGCGCCTTCGTCGCCAAGCCCTCGCTCGAGGAAGTGCGCGACGTACTGGCCGCGCGGTTGGTGGTCGAGGAAGGCATCATGCGCCAGGTCGCGCGCAACGTCACCGGCGGACAGATCGCCGAACTGCGAGCCCTGATCGACGCCGAGCGCGACGCGCGGCTGGCCGGCGAATCCTCGCGCGCGCACCGACTGTCGGGGCAGTTTCACATGTCGCTGGCCGAGATGACCGGCAATCCGGTGCTGGTCGACCTGCTGCGCTACCTGATCTCGCGCAACGCGATCTCGATCGCGATGTATCAGCCCAACGTCGGCAGTTGCTCGCTGCAGGGCCACAGCGAGATCGTCGATGCACTGGCCGCTCGCGACGAGGAGCGCGTCGTCGAGGTGTCGCTGTCGCACCTGCGCGACATCGCGCGCAGCCTCGACCCGGCCGCCGTGGACAGCAGGCGCAACAGCCTGCGCGGCGCCTTCATGGCGCGCTGA
- the puuE gene encoding allantoinase PuuE — protein MHLSQHYPRDMTGYGRERPSADWPGGARVAVQFVLNYEEGGENSVLHGDAGSEQFLTEVFNPPSFPDRHLSIESIYEYGSRAGVWRVLREFERRGLPLTVFGVGMALERNREAAAAFVELGHEIASHGWRWISYQEMDEATEREHLQRAIAVIEHLTGAPPAGWYTGRDSPNTRRLVVEDGRCIYDSDHYGDDLPFWTPVTKSDGTTVQHLVVPYTLDANDMRFALPQGYSDGEPFYRYLRDAFDVLYAEGEERPAMMNIGLHCRLVGRPGRFRALQRFLDHIERHERVWVCRRVDIAHHWIARHPAPTP, from the coding sequence ATGCATCTGTCCCAGCACTATCCGCGCGACATGACCGGCTACGGTCGCGAGCGCCCGTCGGCCGACTGGCCGGGCGGCGCCCGCGTGGCCGTGCAGTTCGTGCTCAACTACGAGGAAGGTGGGGAGAACAGCGTGCTGCACGGCGACGCGGGCAGCGAGCAGTTCCTCACCGAAGTGTTCAACCCGCCGTCCTTTCCCGACCGCCATCTGTCGATCGAGTCGATCTACGAGTACGGTTCGCGCGCCGGCGTGTGGCGCGTGCTGCGCGAGTTCGAACGGCGCGGCCTGCCGCTCACGGTGTTCGGCGTGGGCATGGCGCTGGAGCGCAACCGCGAGGCCGCCGCCGCCTTCGTCGAGTTGGGGCACGAGATCGCCAGTCACGGCTGGCGCTGGATCAGCTACCAGGAGATGGACGAGGCGACCGAGCGCGAGCATCTGCAGCGCGCCATCGCCGTCATCGAACACCTCACCGGTGCGCCGCCGGCCGGCTGGTACACGGGGCGCGATTCGCCCAACACGCGGCGTCTGGTTGTCGAGGACGGTCGTTGCATCTACGACTCCGACCACTACGGCGACGACCTGCCGTTCTGGACGCCGGTGACGAAGTCCGACGGCACGACCGTGCAGCATCTGGTCGTGCCCTATACGCTCGACGCCAACGACATGCGCTTCGCGCTGCCGCAGGGCTATTCCGACGGCGAGCCGTTCTATCGCTATCTGCGCGATGCCTTCGACGTGCTCTACGCCGAGGGCGAAGAGCGCCCGGCGATGATGAACATCGGCCTGCACTGCCGCCTGGTCGGGCGCCCGGGACGTTTCCGTGCCCTGCAACGCTTTCTCGACCACATCGAACGCCACGAACGCGTGTGGGTCTGCCGCCGCGTCGACATCGCGCATCACTGGATCGCGCGCCATCCCGCCCCCACCCCTTGA
- the arfB gene encoding alternative ribosome rescue aminoacyl-tRNA hydrolase ArfB: MSEVFPVPPDEVEITAIRASGPGGQNVNKVSSAVHLRFDIGASSLPEDVKARLLARGDRRIGRDGVLVIKAQKFRSLEKNRAEALRRLEELIAVARKVPRQRVPTRPTRGSVKRRLAGKTHRARIKAGRRAPGED; this comes from the coding sequence ATGAGTGAGGTTTTCCCGGTGCCGCCCGACGAGGTCGAGATCACCGCCATTCGCGCCAGCGGGCCGGGCGGGCAGAACGTCAACAAGGTGTCGAGCGCCGTGCATCTGCGCTTCGACATCGGCGCATCGTCGCTGCCCGAGGATGTCAAGGCACGTCTGCTCGCGCGCGGTGACCGGCGCATCGGTCGCGACGGCGTGCTGGTGATCAAGGCGCAGAAGTTCCGCAGTCTGGAAAAGAACCGCGCCGAGGCCCTGCGCCGCCTCGAGGAACTGATCGCCGTCGCACGCAAGGTGCCGCGCCAGCGCGTGCCGACACGTCCCACGCGTGGTTCGGTCAAGCGGCGTCTCGCCGGCAAGACCCATCGCGCGCGCATCAAGGCCGGGCGACGCGCGCCCGGCGAGGATTGA